A genomic window from Actinomycetota bacterium includes:
- a CDS encoding ATP-binding cassette domain-containing protein: MTEPLLLIENLHVSVGEGDDTKEILRGVDLKVFPGEIHAIMGPNGSGKSTLASVLMGKPGYEVTEGRIL, encoded by the coding sequence ATGACTGAGCCACTACTTCTAATCGAGAACCTGCACGTTTCCGTCGGCGAAGGCGACGACACCAAGGAGATCCTCCGCGGGGTCGACCTGAAGGTGTTCCCGGGCGAAATTCACGCCATCATGGGCCCCAACGGATCCGGCAAGTCCACCCTGGCCAGCGTTTTGATGGGCAAACCGGGCTACGAGGTCACCGAAGGGCGCATCCTA